In a genomic window of Drosophila takahashii strain IR98-3 E-12201 chromosome 3L, DtakHiC1v2, whole genome shotgun sequence:
- the LOC108068524 gene encoding uncharacterized protein, translating to MYSEEFANTDAILRQLSRGAPLSARSESITWLTPCNSLPIWSRRLCRNGQGSLRHSGVTQCRNFDVEVADRLWSLWGGLHPRAPWFDGKVRGRQTLGCCMVACCVASTFRRLGEWSGKLLDAIVVNGDRYYRASVEQSERWDQQLKVDDMCCECEFQDLRFQVQMELVAFGHLYSAPASTAMSLLESLNYFFTRYQWGILECQERHFAFGHSSSRDGGYFLFDCSAWDKPVFPDDMGAAYVLLAKQLQMLLYCAVVTLNVRRRNVEFRIYNVDMTRMSSDP from the coding sequence ATGTACAGCGAGGAGTTTGCCAATACCGACGCCATTTTAAGGCAGCTGAGTCGGGGAGCTCCCCTGTCTGCGCGGAGCGAATCGATCACCTGGCTGACGCCGTGCAACTCTCTGCCCATTTGGAGTCGCCGGCTATGTCGCAATGGACAGGGCAGCCTTCGGCACTCCGGCGTTACTCAGTGCCGGAACTTCGACGTGGAGGTGGCAGACAGGCTGTGGTCGCTGTGGGGCGGTCTGCATCCGCGGGCTCCTTGGTTCGACGGGAAAGTGCGAGGTCGCCAGACGCTGGGATGCTGCATGGTGGCCTGCTGTGTGGCCAGCACATTCCGCCGCCTTGGCGAGTGGAGCGGGAAGCTGCTCGATGCGATCGTGGTTAACGGGGACCGCTACTACCGCGCCAGCGTGGAACAGAGCGAGCGTTGGGACCAACAACTGAAGGTGGATGATATGTGCTGCGAGTGCGAGTTTCAGGACCTTCGATTCCAGGTGCAAATGGAGCTCGTGGCCTTCGGACACTTGTACAGCGCACCAGCCAGCACCGCCATGAGTCTGCTGGAGAGCCTTAACTACTTCTTTACTCGGTACCAATGGGGTATCCTGGAGTGCCAGGAACGGCACTTTGCCTTCGGGCACAGCTCTAGCCGTGATGGAGGCTACTTCCTCTTCGACTGCTCTGCGTGGGACAAGCCCGTTTTCCCGGACGACATGGGCGCTGCCTACGTGCTGCTGGCGAAGCAGCTGCAGATGCTGCTCTACTGCGCTGTGGTCACGCTTAATGTGCGGCGTCGAAATGTCGAGTTCCGGATCTACAACGTGGACATGACCCGCATGTCCAGCGATCCCTGA
- the LOC108068523 gene encoding uncharacterized protein, whose protein sequence is MDLKRELPTDDASMELEGADPWDCVTSDSLITLKRSWSEETMRPSLGEVTAPSELSSDDIHLGLLVEKGLIEYDSLDQPSDENETGDYPKLLSRTADRGGIAEIVREMRNEFMDKLTSKAKSFKEILIKKGMMEPKEDSPVHHDHKSDVKDKAMTENEPTAPEVTKIADAPDKTTIRQDVAHRNDEITQLISEINQFTSGMERDPDSADWAHFRANLLKVHKYYVGDDGPEKKDPACAVHMRSAAQTADISGPLNDLRNRANYLGKNIRGLECKMLTLDHSFDVFCDKFNRSLITKERVERDMVVLAMMRDGIGRRLSQMEVEFRKAKEHLLNRGRNSELQSQLGSPAHNHPEDA, encoded by the exons ATGGACTTAAAACGTGAATTGCCCACCGATGATGCCTCTATGGAGCTGGAGGGGGCCGATCCCTGGGATTGTGTGACGTCCGACAGTCTAATCACCCTGAAGCGGAGTTGGAGCGAAGAGACGATGAGACCATCATTGGGCGAGGTGACTGCTCCATCCGAACTCAGCTCGGACGACATCCACCTTGGCCTACTAGTAGAG AAGGGTTTGATCGAGTACGACTCGCTGGACCAGCCCTCCGACGAGAACGAGACGGGGGACTATCCGAAGCTTTTGTCCAGGACGGCAGATCGAGGGGGTATTGCTGAAATAGTCAGGGAAATGCGAAACGAGTTCATGGACAAGTTGACCTCCAAGGCTAAGAGCTTCAAGGAAATTCTAATTAAG AAAGGCATGATGGAGCCGAAGGAAGACAGCCCCGTTCATCATGATCATAAATCCGATGTTAAGGATAAAGCTATGACTGAAAATGAGCCTACGGCCCCTGAAGTTACAAAAATTGCAGACGCTCCCGATAAGACAACCATAAGACAAGACGTGGCCCATCGAAATGATGAGATCACCCAGCTCATCAGCGAAATCAATCAATTCACTTCCGGGATGGAGAGAGATCCTGACAGCGCGGACTGGGCCCATTTCCGCGCCAACCTGCTAAAAGTACATAAGTACTATGTCGGCGATGATGGGCCGGAAAAAAAGGATCCAGCGTGTGCCGTCCATATGCGCTCTGCAGCTCAAACAGCCGATATCAGCGGGCCCTTGAATGACCTACGCAATCGGGCCAATTACCTCGGAAAAAATATCCGAGGACTCGAATGCAAGATGCTCACCCTGGACCACTCCTTTGATGTCTTCTGCGACAAGTTCAATCGCAGCTTGATCACTAAGGAGCGAGTGGAGCGGGACATGGTGGTGCTTGCAATGATGCGCGATGGGATAGGTCGCCGGCTTAGCCAGATGGAAGTGGAATTCCGCAAGGCCAAGGAGCATTTGTTAAATCGGGgcagaaattcagaattacAGAGCCAGCTGGGGTCTCCCGCCCACAATCATCCAGAAGATGCATGA
- the LOC108068525 gene encoding uncharacterized protein gives MALSSTVFCLVAGLLLLSLVGADVGVATQRLRPQQQREASYPAAGFKPARQFSLPAVQPKPARLVANSETQEDLDDAAEEVETTQPQPAPVPRILPAPVPPVPGTPTIAYYPAGAVGFVRPTAFGKFIATPQQAAYVAPPPYYAAYFG, from the coding sequence ATGGCACTCAGCTCTACGGTTTTCTGCCTTGTCGCCGGACTCCTTCTGCTCAGTCTGGTGGGGGCggatgtgggcgtggccacgcAGCGTCTGCGCCCCCAGCAGCAAAGGGAGGCGTCTTACCCGGCGGCCGGCTTCAAGCCAGCTAGACAGTTTAGCTTGCCAGCGGTCCAGCCGAAACCCGCTCGCCTGGTGGCCAACAGCGAGACCCAGGAGGATCTCGACGACGCCGCCGAGGAGGTGGAAACGACACAGCCCCAGCCTGCTCCTGTGCCACGCATACTTCCCGCTCCAGTGCCGCCGGTCCCAGGGACTCCCACTATTGCATACTATCCGGCTGGAGCCGTAGGATTCGTCCGTCCAACAGCCTTCGGCAAATTCATCGCTACTCCACAGCAAGCCGCCTATGTAGCCCCGCCCCCGTACTACGCCGCCTACTTTGGCTAG